The DNA segment CTTTGCGCGCTCGGTCGCCGCGATACATGCCGCCAATTTGAGGTATGGTGACGTGGGATTCATCGATCACCAGCAGCCCATCGGCAGGAAGATAATCAAACAGCGTTGGCGGCGCTTCACCCGGCTTACGCCCAGAGAGATAGCGCGAGTAGTTTTCAATGCCCGAGCAATAGCCTAGCTCGTTCATCATTTCGAGATCGAACTGTGTACGCTGCGTCAACCGTTGCTCTTCTAGCAGCTTGTTATTGGCCAGCAATACTTTGCGCCGCTCTGCCAAATCAACCTTAATATCTTCCATCGCCTGCAAGATGCGTTCATGCGGCGTAACGTAGTGCGTTTTTGGATACACGGTAAAACGCTGAACTTCTTGGATCAGTTGGCCCGTTAATGGGTCGAACAGCGATAGACGCTCCACTTCTTCATCAAACAGCTCAACGCGTAATGCCTCATCCTCGGATTCGGCGGGGAAAATATCTATCACTTCACCGCGAACGCGGAAGGTACCACGCTGAAACGCCTGATCGTTGCGCGCATATTGCAGTTCGGATAAACGGCGCAAGATAGCTCGCTGATCGATAATCATGCCGCGTGTTAAATGCAGCATCATTTTCAAATAGGCATCAGGATCGCCCAAGCCATAAATGGCTGAAACCGAGGCCACAACAATGACATCTTTGCGCTCAAGCAGCGCTTTCGTCGCTGAAAGCCGCATTTGTTCAATATGTTCGTTTACCGAGGAGTCTTTCTCAATAAAGGTATCTGAACTCGGCACATAGGCTTCGGGCTGGTAATAGTCATAGTAGGAGACAAAATATTCCACAGCATTTTCTGGGAAAAACTGCTTCATCTCGCCATAAAGCTGTGCCGCCAACGTTTTGTTGGGTGCCATGACCATAGTTGGCCGGTTGAGGTCGGCAATCACATTGGCAATCGTAAACGTCTTACCTGACCCCGTTACACCTAACAGCGTTTGATGCGCCAAACCATTTTCTAAACCTGCCTCTAAACGACGAATCGCCTCAGGCTGGTCGCCGTCTGGCTTGAATGCAGAATGCAATTTGAACGTTTTACTCATGAATCAACACCTTGCTTAAATGCATTTGTCTTTTAGAAGGGCCACGGCATTTTCGAATGCTTAATCGTCCGGCATTGATTATGGAAGGCCTACCCAATTTTGCCACTGACTCCCTATATATCCTGCGAGGGATTTCTCCGCACTGCTAGAGAATCACGTTCACGGTAATGCGAGAAGAAGTTTGCTATGATACTGGATATAAAACCAGCTTCAAACCTTATCTGCACCGTTTTGTGTATTTCCCCATGCTCTATCACCGCTTTAGGCAACCCACAAAAAAACCAAATTACATCCGTTTTACAATTTTCACCTACCGGTGACATTTATCCCCAATGCAGCTCGCGAATTAACTTTTTTAGCCTGCGCTTGTCAAGACTGTTTTGTTGCGCAACACGATTCTTTACCTAGTGCTTGATTTTAAATAACTCATTGAATATAAACAACTTTAAAATATAGTTATCATATCAACCAAAGCGTGTGAAAGCCGCGCTGGCTCTGGATTTTGATGAGTTCTCTAAACCTAATGCACAAGGTTATCCACAGGAATAGTGGATAACTTGCACCACTCCGCTTGGCGCTTGAGTTACGGAAAAATGACAATCTGTCAGTAAATCGACTTCGGAGTCCTTTTTTTAGTTAATTTTTTAGCTATTTTTTCTTTTTGATATACTTATTTGCACTAACAAAAGTGCTTGCTAGGGTAACTTATTTCGTCGTGCGAGGATTCAGTGCTTGATCTTTTATTCCCTTGATGAATTACGCCTGCACCACTGTGTTTTTTTTGAGCACCGCCGTGGTGCGGAATTTATCAGCGTTTTTTTACTCTCTTTTTGGGGTTTCATCGGCTCTTATTAATATCGGCCTAAAACGATCCAAGCAATGAATTCACCCACGCTTTGGTTGTTAATGTTTTGTATGGAGAATGGCTTTTTGGGTTGCAGTGTTCTCAATCGCTATTTTCTTAACCAGCCAGAAATCTCTCGCTGAAAACGACTATCAGCTTCGTTGAGGGCACGATGTAAATTACACTGCATATTGACCGCTGCCAGCTCTAACAATCGGGAGTCTATAGTGTAGTTTTTAACATCTCTTAACCATGTCAGAACGCTGGCAAGATGCCAAATAGCCGTTTTCCCCTGATGCAGAGGCGCAGGGAAATTATTCCCTCCTTGCTCCATTAACTTGCGCATATTTTGGCGAGAAAACCCCAAACGCTCAGCAATATCAGTTAGGCCTACAAAATCCGGTGCGGCCTCACACAGCACTGCATGTGGCAGCACGCTCAGCACATCTTGAATGGCCGTGGATATCGCCTCATTGGCGTCCTCGGCGGTGCGACAAAAATTCATGGCAATACGGCCAGCCACCCCCACGCCGATGGTGGCATCGGTGCAGCCTGCAGCACCTAATACCTCAAGATAGTTTGATGGTTCATCATTCTGATCGGGCAAAGAAAAAATGAGTGTAAATTCATAATCCTTCATGTTCTATCCTCTGTCATTACTTGGCATGATGAGCGCAATGCTCAACGATTTTTTTAAGCTGACGCGCATGGTTTTCCGCATTCTTTGGCGTAGACCAAATGCATGTAATGCAAAACTCACCGCAGCGGCACTTCTCTTGGGGATAAGGACAATACATTTTCCCCCACGCATGACTACCGCCTACTTCAATACGCCAGCCGTTCAACTCAACGAAATTAAGCGCCTGTTCAATTTCCTTTTTAGGATGTATCGCTCTGCTCATTTTCTGCTCCCAGCTTAAAAAAACACCATAAAGTTGTCAAATGACAACCTTTTTCTATTTAAGAAAGCGCAAAATACATGGGATAAAAAAAGACATACAGAGGGAATGCAGAAGACTGGAATCCGCTACGCAAAATAGTTTTGCGTAGCGTTGTATTGCATTAATTCAGGGAAGAGAGATCCAAATATGCGGCGAGCGCTTTCGCATCTGCGTGCGGGATATGCGGGATTTCCCCCAAGCATGGGGCAGGTAATAATTGCTTAAGCGTCGCCATATATTCAGCGTGGCGCTTTCCTGGCGCTACCACACAGTTAGCCACCCATCCGCCCAGTTTTAATCCAGATTGCTCAACGGCCTGAGCCGTTAGCAAGGCGTGATTAATACACCCTAGCTTCACCCCCACGACGAGTATCACGGGCAGCTGTTCTCGAATGACCCATTGCGCAAAAGACGTGGTCTCACTAAGCGGCGTGAACCACCCTCCAGCGCCCTCTACCAGCGTCCAACTCGACTTTTTGCGTAACGCCAGCAGCCCCTGTGACATCACGTCAAATTCGATAGGTCGATTTTCATCAGCGCTAATAATGTGTGGTGACGTAGGCTCTTCAAAGGTATAGGGGTTCACTTCTTCGTAACTGACGGATATTGATGAGGCCGCTTGTAAAGCAAGCGCATCGGTGTTTCGCAGTTTTCCCTCACGCCATTCACTGCCAGAAGCTACGGGTTTATACCCAACTGTATCTTTTCCTCGCAGAGTCGCGGCTTCCAATAGCGCACTACTGACGACCGTTTTTCCCA comes from the Hafnia alvei genome and includes:
- the uvrB gene encoding excinuclease ABC subunit UvrB; the protein is MSKTFKLHSAFKPDGDQPEAIRRLEAGLENGLAHQTLLGVTGSGKTFTIANVIADLNRPTMVMAPNKTLAAQLYGEMKQFFPENAVEYFVSYYDYYQPEAYVPSSDTFIEKDSSVNEHIEQMRLSATKALLERKDVIVVASVSAIYGLGDPDAYLKMMLHLTRGMIIDQRAILRRLSELQYARNDQAFQRGTFRVRGEVIDIFPAESEDEALRVELFDEEVERLSLFDPLTGQLIQEVQRFTVYPKTHYVTPHERILQAMEDIKVDLAERRKVLLANNKLLEEQRLTQRTQFDLEMMNELGYCSGIENYSRYLSGRKPGEAPPTLFDYLPADGLLVIDESHVTIPQIGGMYRGDRARKETLVEYGFRLPSALDNRPMRFEEFEALAPQTIYVSATPGNYELEKSGSDIVDQVVRPTGLLDPLIEVRPVATQVDDLLSEIRIREAINERVLVTTLTKRMAEDLTEYLDEHGVRVRYLHSDIDTVERVEIIRDLRLGEFDVLVGINLLREGLDMPEVSLVAILDADKEGFLRSERSLIQTIGRAARNLNGKAILYGDRITNSMEKAIGETERRRAKQEAYNLEHGITPQALNKKVSDILQLGEASSRGKGKHGRSSKAAESSAAYQALSPKQIEQKIRDLEAQMYKHAQNLEFEEAASLRDDIQALRDQFIAMS
- a CDS encoding helix-turn-helix transcriptional regulator, producing MKDYEFTLIFSLPDQNDEPSNYLEVLGAAGCTDATIGVGVAGRIAMNFCRTAEDANEAISTAIQDVLSVLPHAVLCEAAPDFVGLTDIAERLGFSRQNMRKLMEQGGNNFPAPLHQGKTAIWHLASVLTWLRDVKNYTIDSRLLELAAVNMQCNLHRALNEADSRFQREISGWLRK
- the bioD gene encoding dethiobiotin synthase, encoding MNEKTYELPCLSEAWFVTGTDTEVGKTVVSSALLEAATLRGKDTVGYKPVASGSEWREGKLRNTDALALQAASSISVSYEEVNPYTFEEPTSPHIISADENRPIEFDVMSQGLLALRKKSSWTLVEGAGGWFTPLSETTSFAQWVIREQLPVILVVGVKLGCINHALLTAQAVEQSGLKLGGWVANCVVAPGKRHAEYMATLKQLLPAPCLGEIPHIPHADAKALAAYLDLSSLN